The Solanum dulcamara chromosome 2, daSolDulc1.2, whole genome shotgun sequence region AAGATTTCAATTTGTGTTGCCCTTATCTTTAGTCATCAGGGATGTAAAATTGTTACATGTATATAGAAAGGATCTAATGAATTTACATAGTCAAAATGCAAAGTATCCCAGATTTCCTTGacaaaaaagaaggaaagagaAGTTCAAAAAGAACTCTCAAGACTCTTAATCTTGGTTTCTGAGAAATTTCCAAATCCACTAGGTTGACTGGAAAATAATAATCACAAAAAATAATTCCGCTgaaaaattaattgaatatctagtcttccttttcttgaggtaggtatttttttttgtttgagcATAGGATAATTCCATATGGCTTTTagtcttcttcttttgtttgctTCCTCGATTATTGGACTTCCTCTTTCTTTGCTTCCTCAATTATTAGTATTTTGTAATGATTTCTTCATCTCCATTATTTCTTTTTAGCTCAACTTAGATATGCTTTTCTTTGAGTCGAGGTtctatcgaaaacaacctcCCTACCttccaaggtaggggtaaggtctaaGTACATTGTACCTCCCTAGACCCCATTTGTGAGATTACACTGGGCATGTTGTTGTCGTTCTTTTGCTTGTTTccttaatcatgattcatgtaGTCTTCAGCTTTTGGTATCTGATTTCATCTATGGTTTACTGTGTTTAGGTGACCGCAGTTCCTTGCATATATACTCTGCACTGCTTTACTATTAGTTGTCATATTTCTCCTTTATTTACTGCTTTGATTTGCTTGAATCGATGGTCTTTCGAAAACATCCTCGCTACCCTGGAGAGGTAGTgttaaggtctgcgtacacacTCTACCCTCCAAGACCtcactttgtgggatttcactggatttgttgttgtttattttttatttccttaATCATGATTTTTTCAATTGCAACACTAGTGTCTTAAAATCTTCTTTTggtattttctctcttttgtttgaaactctctctctctcactctCTCCATAGAAAGTGGCTTTTGTGTGGTTGACACAGGAAATACTAACAAGAGtaaccataataataataaatttactattcataCATTGGCATAATGTATATATAGCACCTGATAGCCTTCAATCAAAATGATTTGCTCTGCATTCATTTTTTATGCAGCAGCAAAGACATGAAGGATGATGCACCGAAGTTCGACTAAGTCATTGAAAGGGAGTCTACTTTTTGGTTATAAATCCGTAAAGCAGAAGGTAACTCAAACTAGTTTGGAATTGAAACATACTTGATTGCTATATGTACACTTGATACAATTAGCTGTTGTCATAGTGAAATAAAACTCAATACTCATTCTACCCAATTTATGTCCAAGTCCTTGAGTTTCATGAGCCATTTTTTTGCATCTTGTGCAACAAAAGGTTTAGACGATGTAGTTTCATTATTTACATCATTAGCTAACAACTCAACTTTCTTCTCTTTGGCAAGGCTTGCTTGTCTGTTAGGATGCCTTACCTTAAGTGACAGAAGACGTGAAACTTCATGCAGACCACCCCATTTTTCTAATGCACGAGCAATATCATAGCGACCTGTAgaagataacttaaaataatCAGAACTATTTGTGAGGTAAAGAACTAGAGCAACTCTAGGCCTAGGAAACATCGTGTCTTGAGGCACCCAAGTGGGATCAGGTGTCCGATTATCCCAAGGTCAACCACCATTGTGGTCCGGGACTATCGAACTTCCTCAAGATGAGTTACTTGTTCAAAACATGTACTCCCTCAGTCCTAATTCACGTGACactctttcctttttagtcgGTCCAAAAAATGACatctttctatatttagtaacaGTTTTCTCATTTACTCTTACCACAAAAAAATTTATAccttattttagaccacaagttttaaaagtcttcttttttctcttaaaaCTTCTTGCCCGGTCAAACACTACACAGAAAGTAGTACCATAACCAAAACTTTGGAACCCTATGACGTTTGGTACTCGTCAAAGTTTCAGAGTGATGTAGTTTGTAAGTTGGCTGCTAGATAGGAACAATGGTTAATTTTTTCTTGTATAAATTCAGAAATTTTCATGTTCAATGATAGGCTGGATACTTCAATTCAGTTTTAAGAGAGTTTATGTTTTAACAGACCCACGGAAGTAAGATTTAACCATTGCACCTATATGCACAACACTAGTTTAACTTTTATTTAACTTAGAGTTAATAGTAAAAAATACACCTAAAGTATCCGAATTTTCAAGTTTCATACCTGAACTATCAGGTCTTGCGAGTTTCCTACCTGAACTGTGATGAACTATTTATCAGAACACACTACTGAAATATCATGATCATTCATGTAGGAAAAGGGGGCAATTGATAGTTGAGGTgtattttgataaattgatggtgatagtttaggtatgaaactcgaAAAATCGGGACACTTAAAGCGTGTTTTTGACCCTTCACTcttatttcttccatttttgtTGGGCGGTGAGAGGGGAGGGGAGTAAATTATACCAGAAAGGAATAAAACCTTGTAATCTAGTTACATACCTGCACGTTCAAAGGATTTTCTACTAGGCATATACAATGGATCCATTCCCCAGTTCTTCTGGAAGCGACTGATCTGAGAAATTGCAGATTCATTTCCAAGCTTAATCAAAATAGtcaagaaaatatgaaatgCAATAAGAAGATTGGTTAAATCTCTTAGAAGTGGAACTCAATTTTTTCCCGTATTGATCAGTATCTTATGCTGGTTTCTTTTTTGCATGTATTCGTAGTTTTTGCAAGAAATGGGAAGTTGATAATATGTACGAAAAACTGTTAACTAACCTCCTCTTGTAAATTTTCCAAGCTATCCCAATAACCTTTTGGTTTGCGGTGTTTGTAAGCAAGAGATAGATTCATCAATGAAGAAATTCTTCTAAAACCCCCCATACGTGTAATCGCCTTTTCAATATCCACTCTTCCATGTTTCCTGAGTTGCTTTCTCATAGGCATAAATCCTTCCTGTCCATGTTCAGAGATAAAAACCAAGAGCTCAGCTTTGAGAACTTCAATATCCCTCTGTAACCCTGGAACTTTCGGCCTTTGTCTAGGTGAATGTAAACTACAACTGTCTGAATTCTGCCCAGCTGGCCTATCATAATAAACAGATGAATCCTTCATTGATGAACTAACCAATACCTCTCGGAATTCATCATGGTTAAATTTCTCAAGAGGTTTCTCAGTCTCTCTTTCCTCAATGTAATCTCGGATTGCACATAAGTTAGAGGGAAGGTCCTCATATATGACCTGAAAATGTTACAAATTTCTGAAAATCAAGAGAATCAATGTAAGAAAATGACAGAATAAAAGCACATGAGGCATTCTAATTTGTAATATTTTCTGCAGATTTATTGTCTTCACATCCATTactttacatggtatcagagcaagacCTATTCCAATTCTCATTTTCGATGTTGGACCCCCATATTAAATTGCCCATGTACACGATGTCTACTACTGGATGTGAGGGGGGAGTCCCACATCGGCTCTTAAAGGGATGGGTGGTCTCTTTATATAGTTTGGACAATCCTCACCTCTAAGCTAGTTTCAAGGTTGAGTTAAGATAGGTAATAGGAAGTGCTCCAACCTTGCAATTCAACACCCATGCTAAAGCCTCTATATTTGTAACTCTGCTCTATGTGTTAAATGAAAAACGAAAAGGCAACATTTAATATCGAATACCACAAGGGATGTTAGCGTTATGAAGCAAAACCTGACAAGAGATTGAAATTTTCCCTCTGCAACTCTGTCAAAACTTGACTACTTGAGTCTAGGTAAATTCAGACTACAAACAATTCAATACAAGTTCGTTCTTCTTTTCATCGATTTTCAGACAAAAAACTTCCCTCTAAATCTGTCATACGAACATaggaaaataaattttgatgttaAGTGGATGATGAAGAGAGAAGACATGGATACAAACCTCTTCCATAATTGCTTCAGAAAGAAATGAATTCTTGTGCATTTTTGATTCCACACTGTACTTCAATAGAGTATGATGACTGCCTAATTGCTCTAAGATCCATTTTCCTTGAAAAGAATTGAAATCTCCTTCCACCTGCTCAAAGCTAATTTCTTGTTCTATATGTTCAGATAAGTCAAGGACGACACGTGCATGGAGTACCATGTATAGAAGACCCTTGCATCCTTCCTGGAAATGGACAAGTAGAAGCATCACCTAATATTTGAGAAACATATCTCGTTGCAATACACAACATCTTGATTTCACAGTTGTTACCAAGAAAAAGGTAAAGTTGACCATTGTATCTCAATTTCTGTCATTTAAATCAAATGCAACTCACCTGAAGAATGCGAACTTTGTTGTTGTCTCGTGATAAGATCTTACTGATCGCTAAATTTGGAACTATCCTGCAATAATTTGGGATGAATGACCATTAGTATGATGACCAAGCCAGAGATTATATAAGAAAGCCCTCAAAACTTACTCAGGAAGACTTTCATAAGCAGTCAAAACATTCCATACTTCACGAACTGGAGCTTTTACTGTAATACTAGCAACAACACAACGATGAACACCTCCATTTTCCTTCACCCAAAATCAATTTATCAAAGGGAATACCAAAACAATACGGCTTCACAGGAAAAGGTATGTCATAGTATACAGTCTATTAGTTACCAGTAGACCATCAAATCTTCGGAGATGGACTTCATCCACCACGCATGGCTTGTCAAGTCTGCAAGTTTTCCCAAATATTCCCCAACTATTACTCACATCACTTGTAGCTGGTGTCGATGGGCCAAAAGTGGCTTTGACAAACTTGTCCTTTAAGTGTTCACCGGAAGATTTATTTTCGAGGGATATGACATGATCAATATCTCTCTTAGTGGAAATAAGGTAAGAACCAGGCTCCTCTTTGGTATCAGCACAAGTGACAGAAACACTTTGATCACCTTGATAACTGTTTTCAGCTCTACAGGACAATGCTTGAAGATTTACTGGGAGGTCTGACCTTATAATCCTCTCCAAGAAAATGGCAGGAAAGTTAAACCTTGGTATGACACTAACTTCATAACTTAGTATAGCTGTTGAAGACCTGAAAAGAAAACTAGGGAAATGAGAAACCAAGGAATAACTATGATTACATGTAGAAATTGTTGTGACCGAAATAAACAAGTGTCATGAGGAAGCTAGTAATGCAATCCTCaaaagatgataaatataacaaaagagacACAATAATTTCATGTTGTTCGGTCAATCGACCTACATCCACAGGTAGAGATGAGCTAAAAGATAGTAAAATATATGGAGAAAAATAACCTCACAAAATTCACTCAGGACAAAAAGCGGTTCACCCAAGTGGCAGcgtaacacttgtgtctcacaaCTGCTCAGGACTCTCAAAGTCCTTAGGACTACATTGTGGATACTACCAAGTTAGAAGGCATGAACCTCAATTTATACAGTCTAAGACCTTTTCCTATAAGAGAAAGGATTAGCCAAATATGAAAGATAGAATACTAAGCAAGGGGCTAAAAAATTTAACAGGTGAAACGAGGCCTTACTTCAAAAGAGTACAACTCTCAATTCAGCACAAGGCTTTTGTTTCTGAAGAGCAAATTCTAATCGTTGAAGTCTAGTTTCGAACTCTTCAAACCGTTTGAAAATTGGTAGTGGCAAATAAAACCCAAAGGAAGAGCCAAAGCAATTAATTTGAGGCCAATCCTCTCATAATCTGCCATATTAACCCTACCTCATTTTCTGGAGAAAAAATGCATTTGCAGGTCTCTACATTACTCTTGAAGACAACATAAAAGGTAAATTAGGAAAAGCAAAGTACTGTCTGCTCCAATAAAGATTGTACCTTGTTCCAACTCTCACAGACCATTTGCCTTCAAACTTCTTGAAGTCACCGTCAACCATAGAGAAATGGAGTTCGCGAACATTATCCTAAATTTGTAAAAGAGCAATGTAAAACACAGGTCTTGGTTTAGACATGCATGGACTGTAGCCATCAAGACTAATAGTACAGATTTCATATGCTTACCGAGTTAATGAATTCTTGGAGATCCAATACAACGCGAGCTTCTATGTGCCAATAGAGAGATCGTTGGATACCTCTTTGCTCCAACCAAATACGTCCAGGACGTGGACAAGGGATTCTCCTACTGTGATTAACAAGCGATTCATGCATCAGAGTGTAGTGCACAGTATATTCCTAAACCATGTGGTGCACAGTATATTCCTAAACCATCATGCACAAATATATGCAATACGAATATCACGACGATATGACAGACAGAAAACTTCAAGATAATATGGATATCCATCTCTACTGTTAGCACTGAATGTGTTTATTCCCAAATTGTACCAGAAGGCCAAAGGGCAAAGACAGACTCTCATTGCAGTGAGTCGTAGGCATGTCTCAGACTCCAGTGAATGGCTCACAACTCATAGAGGATTATAAGTTCAAAGTATGAACTTCACAGAAAACAAAATGTAGAGTTTGCCCCAGCTTGTCTACACTTGTCTATTCCACTAGGTATCTACTAGCTCCCCACTAGTATAGATATCAGGTAACACTGTCTATCAATTCTATAGGAAGAAATCACGTAACATTTTTTTTGCCTCTGTAGTAATTTAGCGTAAGACCTCACGGTTCTCCTCCCACATTATTAACCTCTAGGTCACACCCCTCAATAACAAGGGTGAAGGTAGAGTGTAGGATGTTGGTTTTGCCAAAATCAGTAGTTTTGATTCAaatcttgtatttattttaagaaatacatttattatataaaaagtcataatacataaacatacaCTCAAATTTGTCCTTAACTGACAAGTAAACACTATAACTTTGAGAGTGTACATCTAGACATCTTAATCAGTGGCGGAGCCAGGATTTTTACTAAGGGGTAcaaaatatgaataagtaaacaCACAAAGAAGCCGAAACGAATTCAACATCtacaatatatacataaaaaaataattttaatcgtGCATCGTgcataaatagtataattttctgtTAAATAGGGTTCCTCAGCCCTACCTGGCTTTGCCCCTGACATCAACTTGGTTTCATCTGACAATTAAACACTCCAATTTCCCCCCTTGTGTCTCATAAACAACCGATGCTGACATGACATATATATTTTGGAGATGTATAGatgatcattttgtaagttGGAATGTTCAACTGACACCGTAAAAATAAGTTGAGGTGTCTATTTATGCACTATTGAAGCTAGATTTCTTACTTGCCCAACTGAGGCCAAGTTTAACTGTTTGTTCATGTAGAAACTATTAATTTAGAATTCAATAACTCAAAAGGACTAAAATCCCTAACTCATAAGCTTCAAATCCTCGCTCCACTCGATAATACAAGTATCACTTCTTAACAAAAGGAGAAAAGTAATTATACATTGCTTGCTGCTATTACCTGCTAACGAGATTTGGTACAAAATCAGCAAGCCTTTCATAATCAGTAAGAGCATTCCATACAGAATCAACATCAGCATTCACCAAAATCTCagctttaatctttctttctctcCACGAAACAACTTCCACTTCACATCCAACATTTTTCTCTACTCCCATTGCAGCAATATTATACCTTTTACTATCATTCTTCGAAACGAATTTAACGTATTCGGATGATGAGAAACTCGATTTCCATGAACAAATTGATGAAAAATTCTTCttgttttcatagttttttgGTCCGATTATGAAATGGAAACGCAGAGAATGCATAGAGTGAAGTGAAGTGAAAGTGAAGAATTTGGGTTAGTTTAGTTTATATTAGTTTGATTTAAAATTGGAAATTATTTGCAGAAGAGTGGTTATTTTCTGTTATATATTTGATTGATTGACAGTTAATTCTTGACCACATATGTGTTTGGATAAAGGGGACCAGAATGAGTGGTCACAAAAgcttataaatttaatttaatttatcttTCGTGTGTATGATTACTTTTTGATTTACgattatttcatcttttatgctgcataaaataatgtatataaattctttcataatttatatatgtattatttatgtgaatttttaaattatcaaCCACATGTCGTATTACttttatacatgaataacttatttCATATCTACCTACGAAATATTGTATAAGTTATATGGagattaatacatgaataacttgtTTTTTATTCAGCTACCAAAAAATCTCTACATGTACAACTAATCCCTACATAACCAATACTTGTGTAAAATAATGCATAGATTGACTCATAATTAATCCTTACATTACTAATATCTGCATAATTCTAACAAGCTATCAAACAATCCTAAGTGctaataattaaatttcaaatttaatgtgtatattatttaataaattttttaaatgtaTAATTATTCCACCTTCTACCATTAATTACAATTTCTAACTGATATGTTTAGGATcataagattaaaaaatattttggtacattctaaATATCTTCCATAGGacttgttactttcaaatttcaacaaacaaaaaaaaatcacaaatcaCAACTAGAACACGTATAACATCATACTCTAAAGTCCAAATATCTAGCAAAAACAATTCAAACCTCCAAGTTTCTATCAAAATCAATCTCAAATCACCAAAGCTCTAACATATTTACCAAACGTATTGAAATGtctaataagaaaaaatattacaaaagttgtaacaattacaacaacatactccCACATAGTGGAGTGTGTTGAGGATACGCAGACGTTACACCTACCTTGGAGAAGAGGTCAAATTGTTAGCTTCTACCATAAAGTAATGACTCCGAACTATAAGGCAATAAGCTCAATAAGCCAAATGTTAATAACTTTGTCATGCATTTCTACCCCACAAAGATAGGGCTAAAATCTGCATACATCCTACTTTCTTGAGAACCTCACTTGTGGAATTATAAAGGCGTTAAATGAAGCTTTGATAAATGTGATTCCCCCGCATTGTTAGTCCTGATCGTACCATACACCACTTCAAATGGATTTCTTATTTGGTTTTATGAAACGGGTGACTAAACATAAACGCCGGATACAGGCCTAGATCATTTGCAAAAACAGATTTTGGGTGCTAATTTTTATAAGCTATGTGTAGCTTCCCAATTAGTAGATAGTTCCTTTTCCCCAAatcaatgaaggagcatacttaagTTGATTCTTCCGCCCAAAAGTTGGTCAATTCCAGCTGTAAAAGTTGAAAATAGGAGGGATAACCAAGACCCTCAAGTCACAAAGGCGTTAAATGAAGCTCGAGTAGATTACCTTTCTAACAAGTTATGCATGAAGAAATATCTATGCTCCACGGGAACATTACAAGAATCAATGTAGACTTGTTTCAATTACGCTCATATCATTTTGAATGcgtttcttcttttaatttcGCTTTCTGAGAAATTTCCAAGTCCAGTAACAACATAGAAGTTGCGTATAGTTGAAGGCAGAGACTTTTCAATGAAAGAAAGTGAAAATGACCCCTTAGTTGCTTTAGTCACTGCAGAATTTCCAAATTCCAAGttatatatgtaaatattaaaCACATATTATATGAATCGTTGTTGCTCgtgttgttgtttttttcttcttttaaacaAAAGGGGTCGTCATGGATTTAGTTTCTTGGTTTCTCGTCTTCATTTTGTTTCATCAGAGGGGTTTTGATTCAGTTCAAGGACAGAACACACCTTATTCAAACTGTCCTCAAGAATTCCAATGTGGAAGTTCGGAAATCCTGAGCTTTCCTTTCTACAAACCCAATCAACCTGATTGTGGATTGTGCAAAGTTGATTGTGATACTGCTCCACATCCGGTGATTGAATTGGACGGAGTGAAGTATCAAGTTGTTGAAAGACAGAATGTTTTTGTCACAATTAAGGATCCTATTCTTGAAAATTTCTTAAAGAAAAAGAGTTGTCGATCTTTTGATAGAAATCTATCTCTCCCAATATCTCCTATAATCACCTATAGAATCTCCCCCTTCCTCACCTTGTTTAAATGCAATACTAGCAATGGTTTCTCTTACGATGGCTTTCAGAGATACAATGGTTGCGAAAGTTTCACATTATACTATAACCATTCGTCTGTTTCTTCTGTAGGAACTAATCTTCCTACTAAATGTTCAATGATTCAATTGCCTATGGTGTCAGTTTATGAATCAAAATCGAACAACAGTGACTTGTTCGATATGTTAGCTGCTGATGTTTCTCTAGGATGGACTATATCTAATAAGTGTAATCAGTGTTATTCTATCGGAGGACGGTGTCAAGTTGATAGTAACAACAAATTTCTTTGTTCTGCTGATGAAGGCAAAGGTATTCCAAGAAGTAAAATAACCTGATTCCTTCATATAGTACTCTTTATTTATTCGTTTTTGTGTTGCAGGAA contains the following coding sequences:
- the LOC129879937 gene encoding uncharacterized protein LOC129879937 isoform X1, whose protein sequence is MHSLRFHFIIGPKNYENKKNFSSICSWKSSFSSSEYVKFVSKNDSKRYNIAAMGVEKNVGCEVEVVSWRERKIKAEILVNADVDSVWNALTDYERLADFVPNLVSSRRIPCPRPGRIWLEQRGIQRSLYWHIEARVVLDLQEFINSDNVRELHFSMVDGDFKKFEGKWSVRVGTRSSTAILSYEVSVIPRFNFPAIFLERIIRSDLPVNLQALSCRAENSYQGDQSVSVTCADTKEEPGSYLISTKRDIDHVISLENKSSGEHLKDKFVKATFGPSTPATSDVSNSWGIFGKTCRLDKPCVVDEVHLRRFDGLLENGGVHRCVVASITVKAPVREVWNVLTAYESLPEIVPNLAISKILSRDNNKVRILQEGCKGLLYMVLHARVVLDLSEHIEQEISFEQVEGDFNSFQGKWILEQLGSHHTLLKYSVESKMHKNSFLSEAIMEEVIYEDLPSNLCAIRDYIEERETEKPLEKFNHDEFREVLVSSSMKDSSVYYDRPAGQNSDSCSLHSPRQRPKVPGLQRDIEVLKAELLVFISEHGQEGFMPMRKQLRKHGRVDIEKAITRMGGFRRISSLMNLSLAYKHRKPKGYWDSLENLQEEISRFQKNWGMDPLYMPSRKSFERAGRYDIARALEKWGGLHEVSRLLSLKVRHPNRQASLAKEKKVELLANDVNNETTSSKPFVAQDAKKWLMKLKDLDINWVE
- the LOC129879937 gene encoding uncharacterized protein LOC129879937 isoform X2, which translates into the protein MHSLRFHFIIGPKNYENKKNFSSICSWKSSFSSSEYVKFVSKNDSKRYNIAAMGVEKNVGCEVEVVSWRERKIKAEILVNADVDSVWNALTDYERLADFVPNLVSSRRIPCPRPGRIWLEQRGIQRSLYWHIEARVVLDLQEFINSDNVRELHFSMVDGDFKKFEGKWSVRVGTRSSTAILSYEVSVIPRFNFPAIFLERIIRSDLPVNLQALSCRAENSYQGDQSVSVTCADTKEEPGSYLISTKRDIDHVISLENKSSGEHLKDKFVKATFGPSTPATSDVSNSWGIFGKTCRLDKPCVVDEVHLRRFDGLLENGGVHRCVVASITVKAPVREVWNVLTAYESLPEIVPNLAISKILSRDNNKVRILQEGCKGLLYMVLHARVVLDLSEHIEQEISFEQVEGDFNSFQGKWILEQLGSHHTLLKYSVESKMHKNSFLSEAIMEEVIYEDLPSNLCAIRDYIEERETEKPLEKFNHDEFREEGFMPMRKQLRKHGRVDIEKAITRMGGFRRISSLMNLSLAYKHRKPKGYWDSLENLQEEISRFQKNWGMDPLYMPSRKSFERAGRYDIARALEKWGGLHEVSRLLSLKVRHPNRQASLAKEKKVELLANDVNNETTSSKPFVAQDAKKWLMKLKDLDINWVE